AACAGAGTCCAAACAAACAATGGATGAGTTTATAAATGTTATGAAAAAAATTGCAAAAGAAGCAAAAGATGATCCTGATTTAGTGAAAAAAGCTCCTCATAATACACCGATTAAACGGATTGATGAGGTCTTTGCTGCTAAAAAAATGATTCTAACCTACAAAGACTACTTAGAACAAAATCTTTAGTAAGGGGGAATACTAATGAATATATTTAATTTATTTGGAGTTATTGATGTTGTCATTGTCATCGTCGTCATTTTATTTGCTGTTATTGGTTGGAAAAAAGGGTTTTTATTAAAAATTGTGGAGATGGCTTCGGGTATTTTTGGCCTTATAGCCTCCATCATTCTTGCTAGACCTTTTTCAACGGTGTTAAACAAATGGGTTGGGGAGTCTATTGGATTAAAAATCAATGAGTATTTATTGTCAAGATCGGATTTGTTTTCCGATGGATTAGCATCGACTGAAGTGAATTTTAGAGCGGCTTTAGAAGGTATGAGTTTGCCTCAATTTATGATTGATTGGATTGTGGACCCATTGGATTTTGCCAACATGACTACGTCCATTATTGATACCATTCAACCTATTATTTTGTCGCTTGTATTACTGGTTCTTTCGTTTATTGTCTTATTTTTCGGATCGATGATTGTGTTCTTTATTTTAAAGATTTTAGCAAAAATGGTTACTTCCATTCCTGTTATCAAGCAAGTTGATAAAATATTTGGTGTGCTATTTGGGTTAGTTAAAATTGGTGCTTTGATTTTTATCTTATTATTCATATTAGCATTATTGATTACCATTCCAGCAATTAATAATCTAATCGGAGAGTTCTTAGCCGTCGATATGCAGCTTGGAACAGAACAGTTTCGTTTATCGAAATGGCTCTATGATAATAATCTTTTGAAGCAAATAATTGATGTATTTATTTAAAATTTATTAATCTATTGAGAAAAACTGATTTGTAATTCAGTTTTTCTTTTTTTAATTGACAAAGGAGTTATTTTCCTATATACTCACCAAGTAAATCAAATTGAGAATACATGCTTTTATAAAAAAATAAAGCAGAAACGATTTTGATTTTATGAGGAGTTATGATGACAGATAAAGACATAAATGGATTAATAGATCATTTAAATAAAAATATCAGTTGCACATCCTCTTCAAAAGAGATGATAAAAAGTATTTTAAATACATTGTATAAAAAATATCAATTTAATAATGTTTCATGGGTAATGTATGATGATGAAAAAATTATTGATTATCTGAATGCAGTAGATTACGTGAATCCATTTTCTATCGTTGATGAAATTAGATATTTTGAAAGAAATCAAGATGTCGAATATAAAAAAGTTCTAATCGACACCAATATTATCTATTTATTTCGAATTAGTGCTAGAAGCATCCTAATTTTAAATTCTTCAACAGATCAAGACGAAAAAATACTTTATGAACCATTTATCGCTATAATTACTTCATTGTTTTTAGATTGTGATCTTGTTGCTTCTAAAAATTAAAAAGATGTGTTTGAAAGACAAGTTCTTTTAAAGCACATTCGTTGTGTTTTTCTTCTTAATATACTATAGTTATAATGTATTATTAATAGTTTTATAGGAGGAATGATTATGGATTTTTATGAAGCGTTATCAAATAGAAGAAGCATCTATCAATTATCGAATCAATCAATAGTAAGTGACGAGAAAATCGTCAAACTCATAGAAGCTTGTTTACAATATACCCCATCTGCATTTCATTCACAAAGCCAAAGAGTAGTAGTGTTATTTGATCAATCTCATGCTGATTTATGGGATATTACTTTAAAGTCTTTAAAAAACATCGTTTTAGCATCAGATTTCTCAGCTACAGAAAGTAAAATGAAGGGTTTTAAAAATGCTCATGGGACGATTCTTTTCTTTGACGATCAAGAAACTACACTTGGTTTGATGAAAAAGTTTCCTTTATACGAAAACAATTTTAAACTTTGGTATCAACAACAAAACGGAATGCTTCAAGAAAACGTATGGGTTGCTCTGTCTTTAGAAGGACTTGGCGCATCCTTACAACATTACAATGAATTAATTGAAGAAGAAGTAAAACAAGTATTTCATCTTCCAATTCATTGGCAAATGATTGCTCAAATGCCTTTTGGAGATATTTTAGTTAAACCAGAAGAAAAACCAAACATGCCGTTAAATCAGAGATTAATCGTCTTAAAATAAGAAAAGAGCGCTAAAGTTACCTTTAGCGCTCTTTTTAATAGTTGATAATTGCTTCTTTTAATGCTTCAATTAATTGTTCTTGTTTTACTTTCTTTACTTTAATACCATCAATATAGAGTATTGCTTCTTTTAATCCACCTGCAATGGCGATATTAGCCTCTCTTGCTTCTCCTGGTCCATTTACTGCACAACCCATAATCGCAACGGTTATCTCTTTGTTGATCGTTGTCAGGAATGCTTCAATTTCATTTGCGATAGGAATCATATCATATTGAATTCTTCCACAAGTAGGACAACTAATTAATTTTGGCTTTCGATATAAATTGAAATTAGATAAGATTTCTTTTGCGACTTTAATCTCTTCTTCAGGAGAGGCCGTTAGTGAGACACGAATGGTAGAACCAATGCCTTCACTTAATAATATTCCAAGACCAACGGAAGAACGAATGGTTCCAGAAAAAATGGTGCCCGCTTCCGTGATTCCAAGATGAAGAGGATAAGGAAATATTTGAGAGGCCATACGATTTGCTTGAATCGTATCTTCCATGTTTGTTGATTTTAAAGATAGTACGATATCAAAAAAACCTAATCTTTCGAGAAGTGAAATGTGGTATTTTGCTGATTCAATCATCGCTTCAGGAGAAGCAGACCCATATTTATCTAAAATATGTTTTTCAATGGAACCTGAGTTTATACCGATGCGAATAGGAATGTTTTTTTGAAGGCATTTATCAACAACCAGTTTTACGAGTTCATCACTGCCGATGTTCCCTGGATTAATTCTGATTTTATCGATTCCTTGGTTAACTGCTTCAATGGCTAACAAATAATTATAATGAATATCTGCAACAAGTGGAATATGCGTAAAACGCTTAATAAACCCAATGGCTTTTGCATCTTCTAAATCAAGAATGGCTAAACGAACCATTTCACAGCCAACGCTTTCTAAAGCTTGGATTTGTTTAATGGTTGAGGCGGTATCTTTTGTTAACGTAGTTGTCATGCTTTGAATGATGACTTGATTTGATCCTCCTATTGAAAGAGCACCAACACTTATTTTTTTTACTTCATGCCTTTTATACATTTGCTTCACCTACGTCTATTATACTCTATCAAAAAAAGAATTGAATATCTTTTTTGAATTTATAATAATTCAAAATAAAACATTTATCGTTTCAATTTGGTTTGTGATATTTAAAATCAAACATAATTATGATAAACTACGAGTAAGAAAAAGATATCAATTAGTAATTGAAGACGTTTAATATAAAAGAAAATAAAAAAAGGAGTATACTATGATACATACTTTAAAAAAAATAGCCATGATTTTAAACGCAGAATGTGTTACTTGGGGACTTGGAGGATCGACTCTTTTATATCACTATGGGTTAGTTGAAAAGCCACGTGATTTAGATATTATCATTGAAACAAAGTCCGTAAAGCAAGTAGAAAGATTGCTCTTACTTATTGGGTATAAAATGACTCCTCTTAGAAACGATGTTTATTCTACAGAAGTATTTATGGAGTTTGTAGTCGATGATGTCGATGTAGATATCATGGCAGGCTTTTCAATTTCCAAAGGGGCATTTACATATGTGTATGATTTTAATGCTTCCTCTGTTTCGAATTATATGGTAATTGAAAATGAAGATGTTCCTTTAACTTCGTTAGAAGATTGGTATATTCTCTATCAAATGATGCCAGATCGTAGCGATAAAGTACAATTAATTGAAAAGTACTTCCTTGAAAACGGAATTGAACATTTGCATTATTTATATGAAGCTTTGTTAAAACCTTTGCCAATGGAGATTAAAGAATCGGTTTTACAATTGATTAAAAAAGCAAAATAGGATGAATTTTCATCCTATTTTTTTTAGATATCTAAAAAGTCATATTTTAACTCTAGTTTTCTAAAAATTGTTACAATTAGAAAACTAAAAATCAAATAAAAGATGGCAGCTAGTATAAAAGGTGAAATCGTAAAATCTCTTGAAACAATTTCTTTTACATTTCTTAAAAGATCAGATAAGGCAATCACGCTTACTAAAGCAGTATCCTTTATCAATGTAATGACTTCATTGGTAATGGAAGGAATTTCTTTTCGAATCGCTTGTGGTAAAATAATAAAACGATATAATTGGAAATTACTTGCACCTTCAACCCGAGAAGCTTCAAATTGCTCTTTTGAGATGCTTTCAATTCCTGCTCGAACAATTTCTGTAAAATAAGCAGAATAATTGAGAATAAATCCAATGTATGCCACCATCATTCTATCTACACTAATGCCTAATGCGGGCAGCCCATACATGAAAAAGAATAATTGAAGCATTAAAGGAGTTCCTCGAAATAACCAAGTATAAAAAGAGATTCCTTTTTGAATGAGTTTGCCTCTTGATTTATATAATACCCCAATCAAGATACCAAAAGGTAACGACAGACAAAGTGTAACAGTAAAAATTTTAATTGAAACCAATGCACCATCCGCTAAATATTTGATTGTGTCAATTAAATAAATCATTCTCTATTTAAAAAAACATCCTCATCAAACCATTTTACAGAGATTTCAGCAGTGGTGCCATCTAGAATCATCTCGAGTAAAACTTGATTTACCATATCTCTAAAATCAGTATCTTCCAAACGAAAACCAATTCCGTATTCTTCCGTTCCAAAATTTTCAAGACAAATTTTATAAGTGTCATCTACTTGACTTAACATGTATCGTCCCATGATTTCATCGATTACAACTGCATCAATTGTTCCATTCTTTAAATCCAATAATGCAAAATTAAATGTATCATATTTTACGAATTCTCCAAGAGAAGAATAAATATCATTTCCCACAACCGCTTCTTCAGAGGCACTACTGATTTGAACCCCCACAGAGAGCCCTTCTAGATCAGAAATTTGATCGACAGAAGAATCACTATTTACAATAATAATTTGACTATTAGCAAGGTAAGGTTCAGAAAACGACATCTCAAGTAATCTCGAATCAGTAATCGTTAGACCATTCCAAATCATGTCAATTGTTTTGCTATTTAATTCTAATACTTTTGAATCCCAGTCGATGGATTGAAATACAACTTCAATTCCAAGCCTTAAGGCAACTTCTTTTGCTAAATCAACATCAAATCCTACAAGGTCTCCGTTGTCGTCTCTAAAGCCCATTGGCGCAAATGTATCATCAAGCCCTAACACAAAATATCCTTTTTCTTCAATTTGCTCCCACGTAGAACTTGTTTGTTCTTGAGCGCATCCTATAACTAATAAACTCAGTAAAACAGTAAAAAATAATGCAGTAATTTTTTTCATATAATTCACCTCGGACTACATTATACACAAACACTTTAGCGTTGTAAAGCGCTAAAGTGTTTGTTTCATAATGAAAACGGTTTCCAAGAATTTACTCTTTGAAAAACCGTTGGTTTATATAAAAATTTGATTATTCCTTTTTCGTTTTCATTCGATCTAAGACCAAAGAATATCCATTTGCACCATATTGCAGCGATTTATTTATTCGACTGATGGTCGCAGTAGAAGCGCCAGTTTCTCGAGATATGATTTGATAAGAGGTTTTACAATCTAACAAAGATGCCACTTTAAATCTCAATGCCATTTCTTTAATTTCTTGGATAGTGGATAAGTCTTCAAAGAAGCGATGACATTCTTCTTGCGTCTGAAGTTCTAAAATGGCTTCAAATAGAAAATCAATATTATCGTTTGCATATTTTGATTTATAAGTCATGAAGAAACACCTCTTTTGTCTATTTCATTTAAAAGATTTTAATTCCTTCTAAATATACACTTGTAATCTCTGAATTCTTTAATAAAATAAAATTAGCTTTTTTTGAAACTTCTAATGAACCGATATCATTAAATAAATGCAAAAAAGAAGCTGGATTTTTGGAAAATAATTCAATGGCTTTTTCGAAAGGAGTGTTTGTATAAGAAACAAAGTTTTGTAAAGCAAGAAGAGGTGTTAAGGTAGAACCAGCTCTTACACTGCTTTTTTTCAATCGAGATACTCCATTTTTAACAGAAATAGCAGTTTTTCCTAAAAAGTAGTCACCATCTTTCGCTCCAGTTGCCATGATGGAATCAGTCACCAAGATTGCTTTAGATAAACCTTTTAGTTTTACTAGTAAATTAACGGTATCTTTATGAAGATGTAATCCATCACAAATCATTTCGTAATAGATATCATTTGTTAATAAAGAATTAATAATACCAGGATGATGATGATCAAAAGGTTTCATAGCGTTAAAACTGTGAGTAAAGCTTTCTGCTCCGTTTTGTATGGCTTTTTCGGTTTCTTCCATACTTGCACCACTATGCCCTAAAGAAACACATACATTGTGAGCTTTAAGGTATTTAATAAGAGAATTTGCTCCTGTTATCTCAGGAGATAGAGTAACGAGAGTTATTAATCCTTTTGCAGCTTCTTGAAATTTCTTAAACAAATCAGTCGAAGCATTTTGTAAGTATTCTTCTGACATAGCTCCTTTGTAAAGAGGTGCTAAGAAAGGGCCTTCTAAGTGAATTCCTTTGATTTGTGGGAATTCACTTTGTAATGTAGCAATTTTTTCAAGTTGTAAAATCAAGGTTGGCACATCATCTGAAAGTAATGTGGGAAGAACGCTTGTCACACCATTTTTAAGATAAAACTTCATAATGATTTTCATTTCATCAAAAGACGCCATATTAAAATCATAACCCATGGCACCATGGGTGTGAATATCAAAAAAACCAGGAATTACATGAACTCCATCGATTGAAACAACAGAAGAAGTTTCGTCTTGAATCATTGAATCCATTTTTACAATCAGATCATCTTCAACTAAAAAATCCATTTTCGTCCATTGACCGTTTTGTGAAAGCATTCCGTTCTTATAAATAGTTTTCATCATGAAACCATCCTTCTTATTATATCTATACCGAAACTTCTTTCACTTAAAAGAGCTTACAAAAATGTAAGTTTTTTAATGATAATTGACAAATAAGTCATTCAATCAAATGAGTTCTTTGATTTTTTGTAATATCTCATCTACAATTGGAAGATTCTTCTTAAGCAAAAAAGTGTTTATTTCGCCAATTACTTTGTTAGAACCATCATAAAAAACGAGTGAATTCACATCTTGATTTTGAACAACTTTGCTTTCTAAAGCGACGTTTCTTACGATTTCTAAATGAATAATTGTTTGTTGGATAAGGCGAACATAAACCGTTTTTGAACGAGAATCAATTTTAACAAAAGAGAAAAAGATAATGGAAGTATAAATTCCACAAAGGACAATTGAAAAAAGAAAAAAGCCGATTAAGTAGCCTAGTTCAATAGGCTTGGTGTAAAGGGTAAGAACATTTATGCAAAGAAACAAAAAGTCAATAAACACACAAGTGATTTTCTGAGGAGTAGTGGTTAAAGAATATTTTTCCATAATTATCATCCCTTTTTGAGATTATAGTTTATTATACCTCTTAATGAAATGTAAATCTATTGGTTATGCAAAATTGATTAATTTGCAACATAATGTTTCATAAACGGTTGACATCGGTATATAATTTGATATTATATAGGTATACGATATATCGTAACGCGTTATAAAAAGAGGATATTATGAACGAAAAAATTACTTTATCGGAAGCAACTTATTACATCTTACTAAGCCTTAAAACGCCACTTCATGGATATGGAATTCTTAAGAAAGTAAAACTTTTGACAAATAATAGATTAATTCTTTCAAGTGGAACGCTATATGGAGCTATTACTTCTTTGCAAAAAAATAACTTTATTGAATTATTTAGTAAAGAACAAGGGAAAAAAGGGAAAAAGAATTATGTCATGACTCCTTTGGGATTTGAAGTATTAAAAAGTGAAATCAATCGTTTTAAAGAGATGGCAGAAAATGGAAGAAGTGAGATTTCAAAATAAAAAAAAGCATCTGATTAGATGCTTTTAAGATTATTTTAGATGAATAAGGCCAATTTGCAAATGAGCAGAAAAGGAAATGTCTAACTCATCACTTGTTATAAAACCAAAGTCACCTTTTTTAATAGGTTCATTTTGAAGAAAGCCATTTCCATTCAAACAAACAAAAAAACTGCCATATTCGTTATTTTTGATGGTTAATGAAGAGTCAATATCTAACACGTTAAAATCAAATGAATTAGAATCGATACTTCTTTTGATTCCTGAATCGGGAATTTTTGTCACACTGATAGCTTTTTCTACATGTAAATCTCGTTTTTTATTGTGATAAAGACGATCATAATCATAAAATCGATAAGTGATATCGCTTGATTGTTGAACTTCTAATAATAAAGTTCCTCGAAGAATGGCGTGTAAAGTTCCAGCTTCGATATAGAAAAAGTCACCTTTTTTAATTTCGATGGAACGAATCAAATGATGAAAATCTTGACGTTCTAAATAAGTTAAGAATTCAGCTTTGGTTTTTGCATTATGACCTATAATGATTTCGTTATGTGGCAAGGTATCGATGATATACCAACACTCGTTTTTACCACTTGAATGTTCTTTCTTTGCTTGTTTATCGTTTGGATGAACTTGAATGCTTAAATCATCTGAAGCGTCAATAATCTTAACTAAAATCGGGAAATCTTTGCTTGGATGATTTCCAAAAAGTGATTTATGATTTTCCCAAATTTCTTTTAGAGTCTTGCCGGAATATTCTCCGTTTTTGATGGTACTCATTCCATTAGGATGAGCACAAATCCCCCAGCATTCACCTGTATGTTCAGAAGTTGGATAATGAAATGTAGTTTTAAGTAGGTTTCCACCCCAGATTGTTTCTTTAAATATTGGGTTAAAAAATAGAACCATCCTTATCACCTCTATCATTATTATATCATATTTTAAAAAACTCATTCCTTAAAAATGAAAAGGAGAATAAGATTATGCGTATTCGATTTATTAAAACAACTGAATCAGACTTAGAAAACATTTTATCACTTTGGAACGATGGAGAAGTGATGAAGTATGTAGGATTTCCTGAAGGACTACATATGACACTAGATAAACTTAAAGTATGGCTTGAACGCGTGAATGCAAAAAAAGATACCTTACATTATTCCATTTATAGTAAAGATACCTATTTTGGGGAAACCTATTACTCCTTAAATGAAAATGAAGAAGTAGCATCGCTTGATATTAAACTAAAAAAAGCAGCAAGAGGTAAAAACATAGCTTATCAAGCTTTATCTTTTTGCATTGATCAGCTGTTTTTAAACACCAATGCGTTAAGAGCTAAAGTAGATCCTTCCATGGAAAATGATAAAGCCATTCGGTTATATAAACGATTAGGGTTTCAAGAAATAAGGCTTGTGACTTATGAAGGAAAGAATCACGTGTATATGGAAGTAAAGAAAGAACAGTGGCATAAGTATAGAATTAATCAATTAAGACTTGAAGACGTTAATTTTGATAATTTTATTGAAGTCATTTTTCTTTCGGTAAAAGAAAATCAAATCAATTTTATTGCTTCAAACGCCATTTCATTGGCTCAATCAAAATACCAAGAAGAATGCATTCCAAAAGCTATTTATGTTGGTTCAAATTTAGTAGGATTTTTAATGTATTGTGTGGATAGGGACGACCATGACTTCTGGATTTACCGATTTATGATTGATCAAAAGTATCAAGGAATGGGTTATGGATTGAAAGCGATGGAAATCATCATAACTTTCATCAAGAAAATATCGACAAAACCAATGCTTAAGATCAGCTTTGCTAAAGACAATGAAATTGCCAAAAATCTCTATGAAGCTTGTGGCTTTCAATCCACAGGAATCACTCAAGATCATGAAATAGTATATGAATTAAAATGGTAGTTTTTATGAACTACATTGAATTTTATATCTTATAAGAGGTATAATAAAGTATAACTGAAAGGAAATAGTCTCTATGCAATTACCAGGTTTTATTGATTCGCATTTGCATTTTTTAGGAATAGGATATAGCGCCTTTTTAGTTGATTTATCTGAGTGTAAATCGATTAAGGAAATCCAACAAAAATTATTAAATTCACCACGTCACTTTATTGTTATTGGAAGAGGTTGGAATCAAGAATCATTTTTAGAAAAAAGAATGATTTCTAAAGAAGATTTAGATGCAGTCTTTACACAGATTCCAATGGTATTAATTCGAACTTGTGGTCACATTATCGTTGTAAATAGTAAAATGCTTGAACTTGCTTCAATTTCTTCTAAGACCTCTCAAATTGAGGGAGGAACGTTTGATTTTGTTTCAGGCGTATTTACTGAGAAAGCCATTCAGTTAGTCTATAAGGCGATGCCGTCCCCTTCAAGAGAAGATTTACAACAATATTTTATAAAGGCAAATGAAATTTTACTTAGCAATGGAATTACTTCCGTTGCAAGTGATGATTTTTCAACATTTTCCATTGATTATGAAGAAATCATTAGTGTGCTTTTGGAACTATATGAAAAAAATCTCATTCAAGTAAGAGTAACAGAACAGGTGCATTTAGCAACTCTACCTTTATTAATAGATTTCATTCAAAAGGGATATGTAAATAAAAAGATAGGCAAACTAAGAATGGGACCTCTAAAACTTTTGGCAGATGGAAGCCTAGGCGGAAGAACCGCTCTTCTGAAGGAACCCTATTCAGATGATCCTTCCAACAAAGGAATCCAATCCTTTTCTTCGAAAGAGTTATTTGATTTCATTCATCTAGCAGATTCAAATGGCATGGATGTTGCCATACATGCGATTGGAGACCTTGCAATCGAACAAGTAATCGATGCAATTAGTGCTTCACTACAAATTACAAAAAGAACCAATCATAAACACAGTATTATTCATGCTCAAATGGCAACGTTATCTCAAATTGCTAAAATGAAAAAGTATAACATTGGCGCAATCGTTCAACCCATCTTTTTAAATAGCGATATTCAAATAATTAAGAAAAGAATTGGAAATAGGTATCTTGAATCGTATTTATTTTCTTCTATGGCAAAACTAGGACTTCGAGTTGGATTCAGTACGGACTCACCAGTAGAAAGTGTCAATCCGTTTCACAATCTGTATTTAGCTTTGTCAAGAACTTCAATGAAAACGCCATCTTTAGGTATTTTCTTGAAAAACGAATGTTTTACTCTAAAAGAGGCTATGGCTTGTTATCATAATGCCAATCTTGCATATACTTATCAAGAAAATACCGAAGAGGCCGATTACATTGTTATTGATACAGATCTTATAAATTGCACACTAGAAGAATTAAAAAACGCATGTGTATTAGAAACATATATTGCTTCTACACTTGTATACAAAAAGAAAGAGGAATGAATATAAAGGAGGTTAGAGTTAAATGCATCCTTGGTTAACGATGGATCCTTTTATTGTTTTAAGCCTTGCGAATATGAAACTTCGTAATTTTTATCATAGTCTTGATGCGCTTTGCGAAGATATAAACATTGATAAAATTGTATTAATTGATAAACTTTACGACATTGGATATCATTACGATGAAAAAGGGAATCATTTTATTAGTAATGACCTAGAAGAAATAGAAACGTTTAAGACGCAATCTTAAGCGTTTTTTTAACATTAATTTCTTATGAAAACATTTTCATTCAAAAAAGCATTGCCAGAAAAAATAAAAAGAATATAATGGATACCAAAGCGATGAACAAGAGAAGTAGAAATCTAAATTCTTTAAAGAGAACTTGTGGTTGGTGCAAACAAGTAAGAATCAATTTCGAACGTGCTTGGGAGTTTTTGAATCGAAGTTTTCCGAGGTTCAAACGTGTTTAGGCGTTAACTAAGTCAAGAGCTGGTATTTATTACCAGAATTAAGGTGGTACCACGGATATCCCGTCCTTAGCAAATTTATTTTGCTAAGGATTTTTTTATCTTTTGACGACTAAAATTCTAGAGGTTTAAACGTTGATTGGCGTTAACAGTCAGAGGTGTCAGATTCGTCTGAAATCAAGGTGGTACCGCGGATATTCCGTCCTTGGCAATTTTTTTGCCAAGGACGTTTTATTTATATAAAAATTTGAGAAAAAAGAGGAAAAGAAAAATGTTAAAGAAAAGTTTAAGTTTAATGCTTGTGCTATGCCAAGTACTTGTAGGATTTTTTTTAATGGGTTGTACATCGAGTAATGTATTTACGTACATTATCGACGAAGAGTACGAAGAATTTATTACAATGGGAACGAGCGCTGATTATCCACCTTATGAGTGGCCAACTAACGTTGATGGTACTCAAACTTTAGTAGGAATCGACATTGAAATTGCCAAAGAAATTGCCAAAGCTCTTGGCATGAATTTAAAGATTGTAAATAAAGGTTTTGATTACTTATTAGATGACTTAACCAGTGGAAAAGTCGATTTTGTCATTGCAGGAATGACTCCAACAGATGATAGAGCAGAAAAAGTAGATTTTTCTGTGGTATATTATGAAGCCATTCAAGTCGTATTAGTATCAGAAGATAATGCATCAGTCTATACAACGATTGAATCATTAAATAGTTCTTCGATAAGAGTTGGAGCCCAAATGGGAGCAATCCAACAAGACTTAGCAGAAGAGTTTTTTATCGATTCTCAAAAAGTGTATTTACAAACCATCCCTGATTTAATCATGAAATTATCAGAAGGATTAATCGAAGCTTTGATTGTAGAAGAACCAGTTGCAACAGGTTATTTAGCGAATGTAGAAGGATTAAGCATTGCATCATTCTCCATTGGAGATCCTGATGGTGGTTCTGCAGTTGCCGTTCAAAAAGGCAATCAAACTTTACTTGTAACTATCAACGAAGTATTAAATGGTTTAATGACATCCGGAAAATTAGAAGAGATTGTAAG
This is a stretch of genomic DNA from Bacillota bacterium. It encodes these proteins:
- a CDS encoding amino acid ABC transporter permease encodes the protein MIYLIDTIKYLADGALVSIKIFTVTLCLSLPFGILIGVLYKSRGKLIQKGISFYTWLFRGTPLMLQLFFFMYGLPALGISVDRMMVAYIGFILNYSAYFTEIVRAGIESISKEQFEASRVEGASNFQLYRFIILPQAIRKEIPSITNEVITLIKDTALVSVIALSDLLRNVKEIVSRDFTISPFILAAIFYLIFSFLIVTIFRKLELKYDFLDI
- a CDS encoding CvpA family protein, producing MNIFNLFGVIDVVIVIVVILFAVIGWKKGFLLKIVEMASGIFGLIASIILARPFSTVLNKWVGESIGLKINEYLLSRSDLFSDGLASTEVNFRAALEGMSLPQFMIDWIVDPLDFANMTTSIIDTIQPIILSLVLLVLSFIVLFFGSMIVFFILKILAKMVTSIPVIKQVDKIFGVLFGLVKIGALIFILLFILALLITIPAINNLIGEFLAVDMQLGTEQFRLSKWLYDNNLLKQIIDVFI
- a CDS encoding GNAT family N-acetyltransferase, whose translation is MRIRFIKTTESDLENILSLWNDGEVMKYVGFPEGLHMTLDKLKVWLERVNAKKDTLHYSIYSKDTYFGETYYSLNENEEVASLDIKLKKAARGKNIAYQALSFCIDQLFLNTNALRAKVDPSMENDKAIRLYKRLGFQEIRLVTYEGKNHVYMEVKKEQWHKYRINQLRLEDVNFDNFIEVIFLSVKENQINFIASNAISLAQSKYQEECIPKAIYVGSNLVGFLMYCVDRDDHDFWIYRFMIDQKYQGMGYGLKAMEIIITFIKKISTKPMLKISFAKDNEIAKNLYEACGFQSTGITQDHEIVYELKW
- the nagA gene encoding N-acetylglucosamine-6-phosphate deacetylase — protein: MMKTIYKNGMLSQNGQWTKMDFLVEDDLIVKMDSMIQDETSSVVSIDGVHVIPGFFDIHTHGAMGYDFNMASFDEMKIIMKFYLKNGVTSVLPTLLSDDVPTLILQLEKIATLQSEFPQIKGIHLEGPFLAPLYKGAMSEEYLQNASTDLFKKFQEAAKGLITLVTLSPEITGANSLIKYLKAHNVCVSLGHSGASMEETEKAIQNGAESFTHSFNAMKPFDHHHPGIINSLLTNDIYYEMICDGLHLHKDTVNLLVKLKGLSKAILVTDSIMATGAKDGDYFLGKTAISVKNGVSRLKKSSVRAGSTLTPLLALQNFVSYTNTPFEKAIELFSKNPASFLHLFNDIGSLEVSKKANFILLKNSEITSVYLEGIKIF
- a CDS encoding nitroreductase family protein yields the protein MIMDFYEALSNRRSIYQLSNQSIVSDEKIVKLIEACLQYTPSAFHSQSQRVVVLFDQSHADLWDITLKSLKNIVLASDFSATESKMKGFKNAHGTILFFDDQETTLGLMKKFPLYENNFKLWYQQQNGMLQENVWVALSLEGLGASLQHYNELIEEEVKQVFHLPIHWQMIAQMPFGDILVKPEEKPNMPLNQRLIVLK
- the ispG gene encoding flavodoxin-dependent (E)-4-hydroxy-3-methylbut-2-enyl-diphosphate synthase, encoding MYKRHEVKKISVGALSIGGSNQVIIQSMTTTLTKDTASTIKQIQALESVGCEMVRLAILDLEDAKAIGFIKRFTHIPLVADIHYNYLLAIEAVNQGIDKIRINPGNIGSDELVKLVVDKCLQKNIPIRIGINSGSIEKHILDKYGSASPEAMIESAKYHISLLERLGFFDIVLSLKSTNMEDTIQANRMASQIFPYPLHLGITEAGTIFSGTIRSSVGLGILLSEGIGSTIRVSLTASPEEEIKVAKEILSNFNLYRKPKLISCPTCGRIQYDMIPIANEIEAFLTTINKEITVAIMGCAVNGPGEAREANIAIAGGLKEAILYIDGIKVKKVKQEQLIEALKEAIINY
- a CDS encoding class I mannose-6-phosphate isomerase; the encoded protein is MVLFFNPIFKETIWGGNLLKTTFHYPTSEHTGECWGICAHPNGMSTIKNGEYSGKTLKEIWENHKSLFGNHPSKDFPILVKIIDASDDLSIQVHPNDKQAKKEHSSGKNECWYIIDTLPHNEIIIGHNAKTKAEFLTYLERQDFHHLIRSIEIKKGDFFYIEAGTLHAILRGTLLLEVQQSSDITYRFYDYDRLYHNKKRDLHVEKAISVTKIPDSGIKRSIDSNSFDFNVLDIDSSLTIKNNEYGSFFVCLNGNGFLQNEPIKKGDFGFITSDELDISFSAHLQIGLIHLK
- a CDS encoding PadR family transcriptional regulator, whose protein sequence is MNEKITLSEATYYILLSLKTPLHGYGILKKVKLLTNNRLILSSGTLYGAITSLQKNNFIELFSKEQGKKGKKNYVMTPLGFEVLKSEINRFKEMAENGRSEISK
- a CDS encoding amino acid ABC transporter substrate-binding protein, whose amino-acid sequence is MKKITALFFTVLLSLLVIGCAQEQTSSTWEQIEEKGYFVLGLDDTFAPMGFRDDNGDLVGFDVDLAKEVALRLGIEVVFQSIDWDSKVLELNSKTIDMIWNGLTITDSRLLEMSFSEPYLANSQIIIVNSDSSVDQISDLEGLSVGVQISSASEEAVVGNDIYSSLGEFVKYDTFNFALLDLKNGTIDAVVIDEIMGRYMLSQVDDTYKICLENFGTEEYGIGFRLEDTDFRDMVNQVLLEMILDGTTAEISVKWFDEDVFLNRE